One region of uncultured Methanolobus sp. genomic DNA includes:
- a CDS encoding DNA adenine methylase, with product MSSPTVTSVLRYPGGKSRALKTILEYIPSNFKEFREPFVGGGSVFIAAKQKIPTLATFSINDINPDLYYFWEYLQEDGEIFKETVISMKSQFKSGKDLFKYYKNTEHEWSNFERAIRFFILNRITFSGLIDSGGYSQESYDKRFTTSVVDKLVPLSNLLKGIEITNNDYGHLLSKPGKDVFLFLDPPYLTSKNSKLYGINGHLHTNFDHDKFAEDVEKCKHRWLITCDDSPEIRELFSFADVIPWDLAYGMTNVKRKKARRGSELLITNCDLDEKNMVDPLQLISNRELEPTLLADDLVCTLGK from the coding sequence ATGAGCAGCCCTACTGTTACCTCTGTTTTGAGATATCCAGGGGGAAAATCCAGAGCTTTGAAGACCATTTTGGAGTACATACCATCAAACTTTAAAGAATTTAGAGAACCTTTTGTAGGCGGTGGCTCTGTTTTCATCGCTGCTAAGCAAAAAATTCCAACCCTTGCCACTTTTTCGATAAATGATATTAACCCCGATTTGTATTATTTCTGGGAATATTTACAAGAAGATGGAGAAATATTCAAAGAGACAGTAATCTCAATGAAAAGTCAATTTAAATCGGGTAAAGACCTTTTTAAATATTACAAAAATACGGAACACGAATGGAGTAATTTTGAGAGAGCAATCCGATTTTTTATTCTGAATAGAATAACATTCTCGGGACTCATTGATTCAGGAGGTTATTCTCAAGAGTCTTACGATAAAAGATTTACTACTTCAGTGGTTGATAAACTAGTCCCATTATCCAATTTATTAAAAGGCATAGAGATAACAAACAATGATTATGGTCATCTATTAAGCAAACCGGGTAAAGATGTATTTCTTTTCTTAGACCCTCCCTATTTAACGTCAAAAAATTCGAAGTTGTACGGAATCAACGGTCATCTACATACTAATTTTGACCATGATAAATTTGCGGAGGATGTCGAAAAGTGTAAACACCGTTGGCTTATAACGTGTGATGATTCTCCCGAAATAAGAGAGTTATTTAGTTTTGCTGATGTAATCCCTTGGGATTTAGCATATGGGATGACAAATGTAAAAAGAAAAAAAGCAAGGAGAGGCAGCGAGCTGCTAATAACTAATTGCGATTTAGATGAAAAAAACATGGTTGATCCTCTTCAACTTATAAGCAATAGGGAGTTGGAGCCAACACTTTTAGCTGACGATTTAGTTTGTACTTTAGGAAAATGA
- a CDS encoding helicase HerA-like domain-containing protein has product MTWIVIGPDKDNRYKLVSKRGTAYLLPKGSYLTVMDKENEDKPLYVLQVEQSHQEYPYTPSPLTVDMDLGKVKADLKWQNIISARVIKDLNERTDGGVNVVDILSEARRSNQQEINIAMNNEESGENKTGPAVFLATVHGNKTQILPDNNNNLLYTCLPSDLFFYQTLICGKTGSGKTVATKYLAQHFVDNGGAVLAINVKDVDFLKMDMPSNALSEDIEKEWEVIGEKARSIKNFKVYYPATTKISPTKGVTPSILQPISLDVHTIEPEALNGILQSISDIAGQYLPDIFRYWREARREENEISEITFNNFVNWFTDINQRDEEKNKFPMRFARGDFGIAPLAPGTASNILRNLNLARAYFDDSQAYKLNGKDILQHGMMSVIDLEDEKSKTFGSVLLRHLLHQIVLLKSLNQSDVPILIIIDEVHQFYNTESSKEALGDLDTICRQGRSQEIGVIFSSQNPTDIPKGLSNVINTKIFFKSDYGVAKSHGINISDNEIQNLRKGFAVANIHEMSQLKVLKFPLAFAGVIKRRD; this is encoded by the coding sequence TATGTATTGCAAGTTGAGCAAAGTCACCAAGAGTATCCATATACCCCTTCACCACTGACAGTTGACATGGACTTAGGAAAAGTTAAAGCTGATTTAAAATGGCAAAACATAATTTCTGCACGTGTTATAAAGGACCTTAATGAAAGAACAGATGGTGGAGTTAATGTTGTAGATATTCTTTCAGAAGCAAGACGCTCAAATCAACAAGAAATCAACATAGCAATGAATAACGAAGAATCCGGTGAAAATAAGACCGGGCCTGCTGTGTTTCTTGCAACAGTACATGGAAATAAAACCCAAATATTACCAGATAATAATAATAATCTATTATATACTTGTCTCCCGAGTGATTTATTCTTCTATCAAACTCTTATATGTGGAAAAACAGGTAGTGGAAAGACTGTAGCTACAAAATATCTTGCTCAACATTTTGTGGATAATGGAGGAGCAGTCCTTGCAATTAATGTAAAGGATGTTGATTTTTTAAAAATGGATATGCCTTCAAATGCTTTATCGGAGGATATCGAAAAAGAATGGGAAGTAATTGGAGAAAAAGCACGCAGCATCAAAAATTTCAAAGTATATTACCCTGCAACAACAAAGATATCACCAACTAAAGGTGTAACACCTTCTATATTACAACCAATTTCTCTAGACGTGCATACAATTGAACCTGAAGCTCTGAATGGTATACTTCAATCTATCAGTGATATTGCAGGGCAGTATCTTCCTGATATTTTTAGATATTGGCGTGAAGCAAGACGTGAAGAGAATGAAATAAGCGAAATTACATTTAATAATTTTGTAAATTGGTTTACAGACATAAACCAAAGAGATGAGGAAAAAAATAAATTCCCCATGCGATTTGCAAGAGGAGACTTTGGTATTGCACCACTTGCTCCGGGAACAGCATCTAATATATTAAGAAATCTGAATCTTGCAAGAGCCTATTTTGATGATTCTCAAGCTTATAAACTGAATGGAAAAGATATACTCCAGCACGGAATGATGTCAGTTATTGACTTAGAAGATGAAAAGTCTAAAACGTTTGGTTCCGTCTTGCTCCGACATTTACTTCACCAAATTGTGCTATTAAAAAGTTTAAATCAGAGTGACGTTCCCATCCTCATAATAATCGATGAGGTTCATCAATTTTATAATACTGAAAGCTCCAAAGAGGCACTAGGGGATTTAGATACAATATGCCGTCAAGGGAGAAGTCAGGAAATTGGAGTTATATTCTCCTCGCAAAATCCTACCGACATTCCAAAAGGTCTTTCTAATGTAATCAACACTAAAATTTTCTTTAAATCTGATTATGGCGTAGCTAAAAGCCACGGAATTAATATTTCAGATAATGAAATTCAAAATCTAAGAAAAGGGTTTGCAGTTGCAAATATCCATGAGATGTCTCAATTAAAAGTCTTAAAGTTCCCATTGGCCTTTGCAGGTGTTATCAAAAGGAGGGATTAA